Below is a genomic region from Raphanus sativus cultivar WK10039 chromosome 4, ASM80110v3, whole genome shotgun sequence.
TAGGCGATGAGGAGATGTATGTTTGAACTTGATACTCTCTTTTAGGAGTAATAATATTATTCagaaggcaaaaaaaaagtgatatgTGGCACATGAATCTCTTATGAGCTGGACGAAGTCTCTCTGCCGAAGACgttttttttcccttttataAAAGTGAGAAATTTTATGAGGTATCTTTCCACTGCGGGTGCTCTCAGCCCTATTTCACATATCATGGTTTCTGAATTCATTGTACTGGTGGGGTGTGGACAATATTTTGCTTCTCAGGCCTTGGGTTTTGGGTGGCGTCAAAGTCTCAGACCCAATATAAGTTGTCACCCTTTTAATGAAAtacagaaaataatttaaaagatgACGAGGGAGAGAAAACTAGTACTACTTTGAAGACTACACACTAGCGTTTAACCAGATTTTAACAGAAACACTCGATCAAATCTAAATTTCTTTTTACCATAGGCAGTACAATACCATTTCACTTTATCTGACCCTTGTTttaactgcttgcataatattGAATAAGAAACTCCTGATTTACATGTGTCTTTATTACTCAACATCATTTATCGTAGCCTAGCATAACCTTAGTGCTTTTCAAAACATTATGAAATAGATGATTTTGTTTCTTCCTTCAGTTTGTAGTTGATGACTTGTCTTGATAAAGCTTTGAATTGTGAGTTGAAATCCAAAGGAAAGCTCCAATAGCAAACTCTCGCTTGTGAGCCAAGTCTCCATAAGTAGACAAACCATAATCTGCTAAAACCCTGTCGAGTTTCCATTCTGGCATGCCTTGGTAATCTTCTTTAGAGTATCTCGGGTAGTGAAGAGGCATCTGAAACACACTTACTTCATCGTTCTTGCGATTTCTGACATCCATCCTCTTACTTATTATGTTTTGCTAATTGATTCTGATGTACCAATGTGCATGTGTTACGTTAATGCTCTTCAAAGGACTATATAGGGATGTTGGAAGTGATGGTTTACACACTTAACGTGTGAATTTTGTCACACGAATTGGTTTGTTTACCTTCTTCATTTGCGTTGCTAAACGCATGATTATGTGGATTGTACACATTACTATTGGATTACTTGGAAGAGTCTGATCACTTGCACGTACGGTGTTATAAGTTTGAACAAACTCTCCATTCTCCTTCCTTGTTTATCATTAGCCAGTATCGTTTCTAGAAACGCTTTCTAGAGGGAAACCTATattgagaaatataaaaagaaacgaCATTTCAAGTATGAGGTTTGGTCCACGTACTCATCCAAAGATGAtagggtaaatttttttaaaaagtaattgcTATATTGTCTATTTTAATTTGAACCGTCAGATTAATCTGTGACTTTATGATCTTGTGGCCTTTATAGAAACCTAAAAGCTAACTAAACTCTAACCCCTTACGACCttagatttttttaactaaacCGTTTCACTTCGATAAGGGCAAAAGAGTCTACAATCTCTCTTATTTTTTCAGAAAGTGCCTCCCAATTAGAAAGTGTCTTACGatgaaagaaaaagataaaatgtGCCTCATAGAATAATGCACTCTTTACTTGGTTTACATATGCATCCCATGATACATTCCAGAGATATATATTGCTCACATATTTCACTAAAACCCAACAACTTTGTTATAGTTCCCAATAAAACTAATCAAGATAGACAAATATTACTTTGTCTATCTTGAAGTTAATAACTTTATTGTTAACTTCGGATATAGAAAACCATGaagttaataaaattttgaagattacagtcaaacctctataaattaataatgttgggactacaccaaaactatatttttattaatttatagagattattaatttatcgagatactaattgaaccaaaaactcaatttgggactataaaattatattaatttatagagatattaatctatcgattattaatttaaagaggttatactgtatttgAAATCTTCTTTAAGTGAGATTTTTGCATGTTCTGTTTTTTACATGGAGGATGAATTTGATAAGTGAAGATGAGTGTTTGAATCCACTCTGAAAACAAAACAGTAACAAACCTACTCAGTATAAGTAGATGACACGACTGAGTTTGTAACTTACTTTTGTGGATAGGCACGAAGTTCATTGGTTGAACTGGAAACAGAAACGGATGAGATCTAGTGCCAAGAATATGTTTTAACTGCTACAGTGCCAAGAATATGTTTTAATTCACAGTTTCAAATGTGAGGGCGTCAATGATATATTCAGAGagttttaaatagttaaatatattcaaatttaaaataattaaatatctatattttttttaatatccaaaatattaaaagctgtactatttgaaattatttgaattattctaaaatcattcgaatatttttaaatttccaaTAATATAAACCAcctaatgtttttattttgaattatttagtGTTTATTCAATGTTACCTATACGAAAAAATCAGAACCAAACTGAAATTAAATCTAAGATTTTTGGATATCATATGAACTTCTCTAGATCGACTTTTGCGGTTATTATTCGAACTATCCCAGTTATATGCGTGTTCAATTCGGATATAGGTTTAGTTTTTCGGTTTTTTCTATTTCggtttatataaaataactacCATATTAACATCATATTTAGTAAACAAATTGAATCCGAAAATCTGAACCGAATCCAATCTGATAAAAATGAATTCAAATCGATCCGAATCCGATATAAaaaccgaatggatcttgttttatggtatttcgAGTTATaggtattatccgaaccgaatccgaatctAAATGGAAATCCGATAGAACCTGAACATTCAAAACCCCAGAAAATCTTGTACCAAACATGATTTCAATTCtcgaatatttaaaatacttatttattaCAGAAATGTTGGTGGTTCTATTACATGAAGGTTGATGGTTAAAGGTGGCTATTGaatcttgaaatatttagatttatattttgttttcattaaacaatGTTTATAATTTCATGAGAACGTGGTTTTCGTtttatgctttcatttatttggttttctttttaacaataaatatgttttttttttgtttgattttgaatgattaCAGATGatgttcatttcttatttttaaatcaattttacttatgttttggttacaaaaagtTACAAATTAGGTATTTCAAACCCGAAGAACtaaattttcttatgttttggttacaaaatatgtaaaaattagatatatttaaACCGAAAAATCGATTGGGATCTGAACCCGAGTACATTGGGTTGTTttggttctttgaagatttactaaccccaACCCGTACCTGATAGAACCCGAACCGGTCCTGAACCGAATTTTTAAATAAGCCGAATGGAGCTAATTTTGATAAATCCGAAAAACCAAAATCCGATTGGATAAAATCGAAACCCGGTTGGAACCCTTAATGTCGATGCTTAATATTTACgttgatttgatttggtttatatatcgtcaatttttgtttattctgTTTTACACTAAAAACCATAAATTtgtttatcttttaaaatattttatatatcttacttTATATGATTAGTCGGTTTTTATATAACATGaagatattttggtttataaatggcctattttttttctcttttcttttagtatttaaaataattagtacccatgttaaattaataattataaaattttttatagaataaaataataaaaattagaatctctaatactatatataactatatattagtACATATATTTGTTAAGAGAAAGGTagaagtatattttatttaatttgataaaaacaaaacataatttttaaattaaaataaataataattattaaaatcatatttaaatataaatatcataacaTTAAAaagttatgtatatatttttaattatcttatataatttatatataattatactaCTTTATCTTAACCGATCGATTTATTCAGTTTGATTAATTTATATGCTAAACCATATTCGTATACCACGGTTTCttgaaaataatattcattCAATATCACTGAATCCAAACCGCTTTCTTTATTTCAGTTTCGGTTTTATATGATTGTACACCCCTATCGGGATCCAACCGAACAAAATACCCGAATATAAAttgaaggtttttttttgtcacaataaATAAATTGACGGTCTTGTTtgtgaaaattaaatttgacTTCCGGTTTGGAGAGAAGTTCCGGTACGGGTAGTATTAAACCCTAAGGAAACAACAAGGTTTTCTCACTTAGTGCTAAAACcctgaagaagagaagagaatccATTTCCAAACCGCCATGGTTTTCGCTTTGTGCATCCGCAGGTCAGCTTCTCGTTTAGCTTCTCGTTTGTGTGGTCGCGTGGCTCGATCCCAGGCCATCTCTTCCGTCGCCGTCGTCAACCGCTCGTCTCTGCTTCGTCCTTTCGTATCTCGTAGCTTCCTCTATTCGACGACGTCTACTGATGAGCGATTAAAGTCCGATCAAACGCTTATCCAAGTGATTGACTCCGAAATCAAAGATGCCGATTTGGTAAACACAACCATCCATTTCATTTTAACTTACTCGAAAGATTAGCTTAGATTAGAAGAGtattttttgggtttagggttttgattaaAGTCCATAAAGTTTCAGACTTTCTGATGGTTTCATGAATTGGGTTTTTAGGGTTTGATCAAGTTCCATAAAGTTTCAGACTTTTTGATTAAAGATTTGGTTTCATGAATTGGGTTCTTAGGGTTTGATCAAGTTTCCATAAAGTTTCAGACTTTTTGATTAAAGCTTTGGTTTCATGAATTGGGTTCTTAGGGTTTGATCAAGTTCCATAAAGTTTCCAACTTTCTGATCATAGCATTGGTTTCACGAACTGGGTTTTGGTTTAAGTTTCATAAAGTTTCGAACTTTTTGATCAAATCATTGGTTGGGTTTTTGTCTGATTAAGTTGCATAAAGTTTTCAAGTTTTTGATCGAAGCATTGGTTTCATGAATTGGGTTTCTCTGATTTAAGCTTTTGAGAGCCTTGGATGattaatatatgtttgtttatgCACCAGGGTGAAGAAGAGACTCCAGGTTCTGATGACTTTCCTTTTAAGATTGAAGATAATCCTGGTCACAGGACTGTAACGTTGACTAGAGAGTACAATGGAGAGCAGATTAGAGTAGAAGTAAGCATGCCTGGTTCCATGGACGAACATGAAGACGATGTTGATGACAATGAAGATGGTCGTAATGAGAAAGCTAACGAGACGAGCATTCCGCTAGTTGTCACTGTGACTAAGAAGAGTGGTCTCAGCCTTGAGTTTAGCTGCACTGCTTTCCCTGATGAGATTGTCATTGATGGTTTGTCTGTGAACCATCCAGAGAAGTCTTCTTCCTCCGAAGAAGAACAATTGGCATATGATGGACCTGATTTTCAGTCAGTAACATTTTTTATAACTAACTATGATGCACAAAACAACCTCAAGTTTCCTTTCTTTTTGGCTTTGCAGAGAGTTGGATGAGAATATGCGCAAGTCATTCCACAAGTTCCTCGAGGCCAGAGGAATCAAACCAAGCGTGACGGATTTGATGTATGAGTACATGATGAAGAAAGATAGCAGAGAGTACTTGCTATGGTTGAAGAATCTCAAAAACTTCATCCAAGAATGAGTGAAGATTGAAGACACACTAAGAAGAGTAGTTTTTATGGTTTCAGTTGTGTTCTACTGACATCTAAATCGTCTTTTGAAAGTGAAATTCGAATTTGAGTCATTCTAATCTTCTTTTgcataaagaaatgataaaaaaagtaaaaacagaATGTTACATTGGCTTATTAGgagttttttctttctgataaACACTTTACTATTATCAGAGAACATGTGGATGGTTCTTCTTGTGTTGGTGCAAGTTCACAAGGAACACTAAATCCTAattaaacgaaaaaaaaaaaagacttcacTCATAGTAGTAAAAACAACTGTATAGCATGACATTAGCAGAGCTTAACACCCATTCTCCACTGCCTCCGTCCTTTTTAAGACAGGGAGGTCTTTATGAGTGTAAGCAACTCCTTTGTCTGCCTCCACAACTTGTCCTTGTCCTCTCATTATCCTGCGCCATTCACCACCACAAATATTCAAACCCCACAAAGAGTTTTTAAGAGATCAATGAACGAACAGAGCAAAGATAAAAGAAATTCAAATAGTACCATCTGGTTGTCAATAACCCTTCGACTCCAACTGGACCACGGGCGTGTATTCTGCTTGTGCTTATCCCCACCTacacataaaaacaagcaacatcagCTAATTCTCTGttcatttgtttataaattttatactaaatatctctctctctctctcttacctCAGCACCAAGTCCAAATCTAAAACCATCACAGAATCTTGTGCTTGCATTGTGGAAAACAGCAGCACTGTCAAAATGTTAAAAGAGTTTAGTTTCCAATATATACAACCACAAACATTCTATGGACTGTAGGTTCCAACAACACAAGCTATTATTACCTGTCCACTTGGCGGAGGAATATCTCTGCGACTTCACCATCTTCTGTCACTATGCAATCAGTGTGTGCACTGCTCTCACGAGACaaaacaagacaaaaaaaagtaagtGACCACACTTATTTTCCAGCACAACATGCAAAGTAGGCCCTCTGTGAAAGACCTTGTGATGTAATAACTTGGATTaagcattaattttttttttaccttccaTGATTGTGGATATGATCTATAGCACCATGTACGTCTTCTACAATCTCAACAGTGCATGCCTTGGAACTGTACTCGTGATGAAATGATTTTGTTTCCGGAATGTTCAGTTTACCACTTGCTCCTGGCCCACCATACAAAGTGACACCTACAATTTGATGCGTACACTTCAAAGTTAAAAACAAACACACCCATCTTCTTATCTTATTTTTAGTTacttaatagtttttaaaacaaatgaTTTTGATAGATCCAATAAACCACACCAACTTTGAGACGTATTCGCAAACTACTATTCTTACCATTGGCTTGCAGAGCATATATAAGCTCTTTGAGCACACCATTATCCTCTAGATCCTTATGTACGAGAAGGGTTTCCTGTTAGGACGAGATAAAAACAGAAGACGAGGTGAGACAAGAAGTACTAAGTGAACATTACTTAAAAAGGGGAAGAGTCTCTAACCATTGCGTTACAGGCTGCTggatagtctaactttgcatctGAAACTACGCGCTTTGCCATGTCCACATTACAAGATTTGTCAACATATACATGACATATACCATCTGCAAAAACCAAATACGTAAGCAAGTGTTCTCTCTAGGCCCAATCCAACATATAAACTTTAGTTAAGTTCTAAAACGTACCGGCATGCCCTAGCACTGGGATTTTCGTTGAGTTTTTAATCTGAGAAACAAGCTTGTTGCTGCCTCTTGGGATCACAAGATCAATAACATCATCAAGCTGTAGCATAAATAAAAACGGTAAGTTCCAGATTAAGTAAAAAAGAGCTAATCACTTCAGGTAACCTGTCattcatatatatctaatacCTTGAGCAAATCAGGAATCTCCTCTCTCGAAGTCACAAGTCCTATGAGTTTACCACCAACAGTCTTCGGAATTGCATCAGTGATCACCTATAGTTTTCCCCACAAATTAGCCA
It encodes:
- the LOC108853040 gene encoding uncharacterized protein LOC108853040, with translation MDVRNRKNDEVSVFQMPLHYPRYSKEDYQGMPEWKLDRVLADYGLSTYGDLAHKREFAIGAFLWISTHNSKLYQDKSSTTN
- the LOC108855260 gene encoding uncharacterized protein At2g39795, mitochondrial, encoding MVFALCIRRSASRLASRLCGRVARSQAISSVAVVNRSSLLRPFVSRSFLYSTTSTDERLKSDQTLIQVIDSEIKDADLGEEETPGSDDFPFKIEDNPGHRTVTLTREYNGEQIRVEVSMPGSMDEHEDDVDDNEDGRNEKANETSIPLVVTVTKKSGLSLEFSCTAFPDEIVIDGLSVNHPEKSSSSEEEQLAYDGPDFQELDENMRKSFHKFLEARGIKPSVTDLMYEYMMKKDSREYLLWLKNLKNFIQE